The Denitrificimonas caeni genome has a segment encoding these proteins:
- a CDS encoding catalase, with protein MTDKPKLTSVSGCPIANNQDSLTAGSRGPMLLQDVWFLEKLAHFDREVIPERRMHAKGSGAFGSFTVTHDITQYSKAALFSEVGKQTDMFVRFSTVAGERGAADAERDIRGFAMRFYTEQGNWDLVGNNTPVFFFRDPLKFPDLNHAVKRDPRTNMRSPTNNWDFWTGLPEALHQVTILMSDRGIPASFRHMHGFGSHTFSFINADNERYWVKFHFKTQQGIKNLTDQEAAELVGMDRESSQRDLYEAIEGGDFPRWTMYVQIMPEADAAKVPYHPFDLTKIWPKGDYPLIEVGYFELNKNPENYFADVEQAAFNPAHIVPGISFSPDRMLQGRLFSYGDAQRYRLGVNHYQIPVNTPRCPYHNYHRDGAMRVDGNQGSRLHYEPNSQGEWQEQPDFSEPPLALEGAADRFDYWQDEPDYFTQPGNLFRLLSAAEQQVLFENTARNMNGVPDEIKMKHICHCMQADPAYGAGVAKALGLELPK; from the coding sequence ATGACTGACAAGCCGAAACTTACATCTGTTTCAGGATGTCCGATTGCTAATAACCAAGACAGTTTAACTGCAGGCTCTCGTGGACCAATGTTGTTGCAAGACGTTTGGTTTTTGGAAAAACTGGCACACTTCGATCGCGAAGTGATTCCTGAGCGCCGCATGCATGCTAAAGGTTCTGGTGCCTTTGGTAGTTTCACCGTGACCCATGATATTACTCAATACAGCAAAGCGGCTTTGTTCAGCGAAGTGGGCAAGCAAACCGATATGTTTGTGCGCTTCTCCACGGTAGCGGGTGAGCGCGGCGCTGCTGATGCTGAGCGTGATATTCGTGGTTTTGCCATGCGTTTTTATACTGAGCAAGGTAACTGGGATTTAGTGGGTAACAACACCCCGGTATTCTTCTTCCGTGATCCACTTAAGTTCCCTGATCTTAACCACGCGGTGAAGCGTGATCCGCGCACTAATATGCGCAGTCCGACCAATAACTGGGACTTCTGGACCGGTCTCCCTGAAGCGCTGCACCAGGTGACGATCTTGATGAGTGATCGCGGTATTCCTGCATCCTTCCGGCATATGCATGGTTTTGGCTCGCATACCTTTAGTTTTATTAATGCTGATAACGAGCGTTACTGGGTCAAGTTCCATTTTAAAACTCAGCAGGGGATTAAAAACCTCACTGACCAAGAAGCCGCTGAGTTAGTGGGTATGGATCGTGAAAGTTCACAGCGTGACTTATATGAAGCCATTGAAGGTGGGGACTTCCCGCGCTGGACCATGTACGTACAAATCATGCCGGAAGCCGATGCAGCTAAAGTGCCGTATCATCCCTTTGACCTGACCAAGATTTGGCCCAAAGGTGATTACCCCCTGATTGAGGTGGGTTACTTTGAGCTCAATAAAAACCCAGAGAACTACTTTGCTGACGTTGAGCAGGCGGCCTTTAACCCAGCGCATATTGTCCCGGGCATTAGCTTCTCGCCGGACCGCATGCTGCAGGGGCGCTTGTTTTCCTATGGTGATGCCCAGCGTTACCGTTTAGGCGTCAATCACTATCAAATTCCGGTGAACACCCCCCGTTGCCCATACCACAACTACCACCGTGATGGTGCGATGCGCGTGGACGGCAATCAAGGCAGTCGCTTGCATTATGAGCCTAACAGCCAGGGTGAGTGGCAAGAGCAGCCTGATTTCTCAGAGCCACCATTGGCTTTAGAGGGTGCTGCTGATCGCTTTGATTATTGGCAAGATGAGCCGGATTATTTTACTCAGCCGGGCAATCTGTTCCGTTTATTGAGTGCCGCGGAGCAACAAGTGTTGTTTGAAAATACAGCGCGTAATATGAATGGCGTACCAGATGAGATCAAGATGAAGCACATCTGTCACTGTATGCAGGCTGATCCTGCCTACGGTGCTGGGGTTGCTAAGGCATTAGGTCTGGAGTTGCCGAAGTAA
- the rplQ gene encoding 50S ribosomal protein L17, whose product MRHRKSGRHLSRTSAHRKAMFQNMAVSLFEHELIKTTLPKAKELRRVAEPLITLAKEDSVANRRLAFDRTRSKEAVGKLFNDLGKRYATRQGGYLRILKCGFRAGDNAPMAYVELVDRPVAGEVEVAE is encoded by the coding sequence ATGCGTCATCGTAAAAGTGGCCGTCACCTAAGCCGTACCAGCGCCCACCGCAAGGCTATGTTTCAAAACATGGCAGTGTCGCTGTTCGAGCATGAACTGATTAAAACTACTTTGCCTAAAGCCAAAGAACTGCGCCGCGTTGCTGAGCCGTTAATTACTTTAGCTAAAGAAGATAGCGTTGCTAACCGTCGTTTAGCATTTGACCGTACTCGCTCGAAAGAAGCAGTGGGTAAATTGTTCAATGATTTAGGTAAGCGTTATGCAACTCGTCAAGGCGGATACCTGCGCATTTTAAAATGCGGTTTCCGTGCTGGCGATAACGCCCCTATGGCTTATGTTGAGCTGGTTGACCGTCCGGTCGCTGGTGAAGTAGAAGTCGCAGAGTAA
- a CDS encoding DNA-directed RNA polymerase subunit alpha, which translates to MQISVNEFLTPRQINVDMVSPTRAKITLEPLERGFGHTLGNALRRILLSSMPGCAVVEVEIDGVLHEYSAIEGVQEDVIEILLNLKGLAVILHGRDEATLTLSKKGPGVVTAADIKLDHDVEIVNGDHVIANLADKGALNMKLRIARGRGYESADSRFTDEDETRSIGRLQIDSLFSPVRRVAYVVENARVEQRTNLDKLIIDLETNGTLDPEEAIRRSATILQHQLAAFVDLQSEVEQVEEKPEDEIDPILLRPVDDLELTVRSANCLKAESIYYIGDLIQRTEVELLKTPNLGKKSLTEIKDVLASRGLSLGMRLDNWPPASLKKDDKATA; encoded by the coding sequence ATGCAGATTTCGGTAAATGAGTTCCTGACCCCTCGTCAAATTAACGTTGACATGGTCAGTCCGACCCGCGCCAAAATCACGCTTGAGCCTCTCGAGCGTGGATTTGGACATACTTTGGGCAACGCGCTACGGCGTATATTGTTGTCTTCAATGCCTGGCTGTGCTGTCGTCGAAGTTGAAATCGACGGCGTATTGCACGAGTACAGTGCTATTGAAGGGGTTCAAGAAGATGTCATTGAGATTCTTCTTAACCTGAAAGGCCTTGCAGTTATTTTGCACGGTCGTGACGAAGCCACGTTAACTCTGAGCAAAAAAGGGCCGGGCGTGGTGACTGCTGCCGATATTAAGCTGGATCATGATGTGGAAATCGTCAATGGCGACCACGTGATTGCCAATCTGGCTGACAAGGGCGCATTGAATATGAAGCTGCGTATTGCACGTGGCCGTGGCTATGAATCAGCGGATTCTCGTTTTACTGACGAAGATGAAACTCGTAGCATTGGTCGTTTGCAAATCGATTCATTATTCAGCCCTGTTCGTCGTGTTGCATACGTGGTGGAAAACGCCCGTGTTGAGCAGCGTACTAACTTGGACAAACTGATCATTGATCTTGAAACCAATGGCACCCTTGACCCTGAAGAAGCGATTCGTCGCAGTGCAACAATTCTGCAACATCAGTTAGCAGCATTCGTTGATCTTCAGAGTGAAGTAGAGCAGGTTGAAGAGAAGCCGGAAGATGAGATTGATCCAATCTTGTTGCGTCCGGTTGATGATTTAGAGTTGACTGTGCGTTCGGCAAACTGCCTCAAAGCAGAAAGCATTTACTACATTGGTGATCTGATTCAGCGCACCGAAGTAGAATTGTTAAAAACACCGAACTTGGGTAAAAAATCCCTGACTGAAATCAAGGATGTTTTAGCCTCGCGTGGTCTGTCCCTCGGTATGCGCCTTGATAACTGGCCGCCGGCAAGTTTGAAGAAAGACGATAAGGCTACGGCCTGA
- the rpsD gene encoding 30S ribosomal protein S4, translated as MARYIGPKCKLSRREGTDLFLKSGSRAIESKCNIESAPGQHGQRRTRLSEYGTQLREKQKVRRMYGVLERQFASYYKEAARRKGATGENLLQLLEARLDNVVYRMGYGSTRAESRQLVSHKSITINGKTVNIPSYQVQPGDVVAVREKSKNQLRISQALELCTQRGRVEWVDVDAEKKSGVFKSIPERSDLSADINESLIVELYSK; from the coding sequence ATGGCTCGTTACATTGGTCCCAAATGCAAACTGTCCCGTCGTGAAGGTACAGACCTCTTCTTGAAGAGTGGTTCACGCGCGATTGAATCTAAATGCAACATTGAATCAGCACCTGGCCAGCATGGTCAGCGTCGCACTCGTTTATCCGAGTACGGTACTCAGCTGCGTGAAAAGCAAAAAGTTCGCCGCATGTATGGCGTCCTTGAGCGTCAGTTCGCCAGCTACTATAAAGAAGCAGCGCGCCGTAAAGGTGCAACCGGTGAAAACCTGCTGCAGCTTTTAGAGGCTCGTTTGGATAACGTCGTATACCGTATGGGTTATGGTTCTACACGTGCAGAGTCACGTCAGTTGGTATCGCACAAGTCGATTACCATCAATGGCAAGACTGTCAACATTCCTTCATATCAGGTTCAGCCTGGTGATGTTGTAGCGGTACGTGAAAAGTCCAAAAACCAATTACGTATTTCCCAGGCTCTCGAGTTGTGCACCCAACGTGGTCGCGTCGAGTGGGTTGATGTAGATGCAGAGAAAAAGTCAGGTGTGTTCAAAAGCATTCCTGAGCGCAGTGATCTGTCAGCCGACATCAACGAAAGCCTGATTGTCGAGCTCTACTCCAAGTAA
- the rpsK gene encoding 30S ribosomal protein S11, which produces MAKAAARPRKKVKKTVVDGIAHVHASFNNTIITITDRQGNALSWATSGGSGFRGSRKSTPFAAQVAAERAGQAALEYGLKNLDVNVKGPGPGRESAVRALNGCGYKIASITDVTPIPHNGCRPPKKRRV; this is translated from the coding sequence ATGGCTAAAGCAGCTGCTCGTCCTCGTAAAAAAGTTAAAAAGACAGTTGTAGATGGCATCGCCCATGTACACGCATCTTTTAACAACACAATTATCACAATTACAGACCGTCAGGGTAATGCTCTGTCATGGGCTACCTCAGGTGGTTCTGGTTTCCGCGGTTCGCGTAAAAGCACACCGTTTGCTGCGCAAGTTGCAGCAGAGCGTGCTGGTCAAGCGGCTCTGGAATATGGTTTGAAAAATTTAGATGTCAACGTCAAGGGCCCTGGTCCTGGTCGTGAATCAGCAGTCCGCGCCTTGAATGGTTGTGGTTATAAAATCGCAAGCATCACCGACGTGACGCCCATCCCACATAACGGATGCCGCCCGCCGAAAAAGCGCCGCGTGTAA
- the rpsM gene encoding 30S ribosomal protein S13 produces the protein MARIAGVNIPDNKHTVISLTYIYGIGRTTAQKICAATGVNPAAKLQDLSDEQVEQLRGEVAKLHTEGDLRREINMNIKRLMDLGCYRGLRHRRSLPLRGQRTKTNARTRKGPRKPIRR, from the coding sequence ATGGCCCGTATTGCAGGCGTTAACATTCCGGATAACAAGCATACTGTTATCTCGCTGACCTATATCTATGGTATTGGTCGGACAACTGCGCAAAAGATTTGCGCTGCTACTGGAGTTAATCCAGCAGCAAAGCTTCAAGATCTCTCTGATGAGCAGGTCGAGCAGTTGCGTGGCGAAGTTGCAAAACTTCATACAGAAGGTGACTTACGCCGCGAAATCAACATGAACATCAAGCGCTTGATGGACTTAGGTTGCTACCGTGGCTTACGTCACCGTCGTAGCTTACCGCTCCGTGGTCAGCGTACCAAAACCAACGCACGTACCCGTAAAGGCCCACGTAAGCCGATCCGTAGGTAA
- the rpmJ gene encoding 50S ribosomal protein L36, whose product MKVRASVKKLCRNCKIVRREGVIRVICKAEPRHKQRQG is encoded by the coding sequence ATGAAAGTTCGTGCATCGGTTAAAAAGCTTTGCCGCAACTGTAAGATCGTACGCCGTGAAGGTGTCATTCGCGTGATCTGCAAAGCGGAACCACGTCACAAGCAGCGCCAAGGCTAA
- the secY gene encoding preprotein translocase subunit SecY yields the protein MAKQGSLSAVGGGGLSELWARLRFLFMAIVVYRIGAHIPVPGINPDRLADLFRQNEGTILSLFNMFSGGALERMSIFALGIMPYISASIIMQLMTAVSPHLEQLKKEGESGRRKISQYTRYGTLLLAFVQAIGMSVGLASQGVAFATDFNFYFVAITTFVAGAMFMMWLGEQITERGVGNGISMLIFAGIVAGLPSAIGQSFESARQGDINIFALIAIGILAVAIIGFVVFIERGQRRIAVHYAKRQQGRKVFAAQTSHLPLKVNMAGVIPAIFASSILLFPASLGQWFGQSESMSWLADVSQALAPGQPLNIILFSAGIIFFCFFYTALMFNPKDVAENLKKSGAFIPGIRPGEQSARYIDSVLTRLTAFGALYMTAVCLLPQFLVVAANVPFYLGGTSLLIVVVVVMDFMAQVQSHLVSNQYDSLMKKSNLKSYGSGLMR from the coding sequence ATGGCTAAGCAAGGTTCTCTCTCTGCAGTGGGCGGTGGTGGTTTGTCTGAATTGTGGGCACGTTTACGCTTCCTGTTCATGGCAATAGTTGTCTACCGTATTGGTGCACATATTCCTGTTCCAGGAATCAACCCCGATCGGCTCGCTGACCTGTTTCGACAGAATGAGGGAACTATTCTCAGCCTGTTCAACATGTTCTCTGGTGGTGCGCTCGAGCGTATGAGTATCTTCGCGCTTGGTATCATGCCGTATATTTCGGCGTCGATTATCATGCAGTTGATGACCGCTGTGAGCCCTCATCTGGAACAATTGAAGAAAGAAGGTGAGTCTGGTCGTCGTAAGATAAGCCAGTACACCCGATACGGCACCTTGTTGCTGGCATTTGTACAAGCAATCGGTATGTCCGTGGGCTTGGCCAGTCAAGGTGTTGCTTTTGCAACTGACTTTAACTTCTATTTCGTTGCTATCACCACCTTTGTGGCCGGTGCAATGTTTATGATGTGGTTAGGTGAGCAAATTACCGAGCGCGGTGTAGGTAACGGCATTTCAATGCTGATTTTTGCCGGTATCGTTGCTGGGTTGCCTTCTGCAATTGGTCAGTCTTTCGAGTCTGCCCGTCAAGGCGATATTAATATTTTCGCTTTGATTGCTATTGGTATTCTTGCTGTTGCAATCATTGGGTTTGTGGTCTTTATTGAGCGTGGTCAGCGTCGTATTGCTGTGCACTATGCTAAGCGCCAACAGGGTCGCAAAGTATTTGCTGCGCAAACCAGTCACTTGCCTTTGAAAGTGAATATGGCCGGTGTGATTCCTGCTATTTTCGCCAGTAGTATCTTGTTGTTCCCGGCGTCTCTTGGCCAGTGGTTTGGCCAGTCAGAGAGCATGTCGTGGCTTGCTGATGTTTCGCAAGCGCTGGCACCAGGGCAGCCGTTAAACATTATATTGTTTAGTGCAGGGATTATTTTCTTCTGCTTCTTCTATACAGCATTGATGTTTAACCCTAAAGATGTTGCTGAAAACCTGAAAAAATCCGGTGCGTTTATTCCGGGTATCCGTCCGGGTGAACAGTCAGCACGCTACATTGATAGTGTGTTAACTCGTTTGACCGCGTTTGGTGCCTTGTACATGACGGCTGTGTGTTTGTTACCGCAATTTTTGGTTGTGGCAGCAAATGTGCCGTTTTATCTCGGCGGGACGTCGCTATTGATCGTTGTTGTGGTTGTAATGGACTTCATGGCTCAAGTACAATCACACCTCGTTTCTAACCAGTACGACTCCCTGATGAAAAAATCCAACCTGAAGAGTTACGGTAGCGGTTTAATGCGCTAA